The Halomicronema hongdechloris C2206 genome includes a window with the following:
- a CDS encoding transposase: protein MAKSPKLCKYADLSRFSNARQLAAYCGLTPRDKQSGTSVKKRPCLSKVGNARLRKALFMPAVCATRYNPELKAFYERLLKRGKSKMAAVGAVMRKLLHIVYGVLKHRSPFERTFENSAESPAG from the coding sequence GTGGCCAAGAGCCCGAAGTTATGCAAATACGCAGATCTGAGCCGATTTAGTAACGCTCGTCAGCTAGCAGCCTATTGTGGCTTAACACCTCGAGACAAACAATCGGGTACGTCGGTGAAGAAACGTCCCTGTTTATCCAAAGTTGGTAATGCTCGGCTGCGCAAGGCATTGTTCATGCCTGCTGTCTGTGCAACACGCTACAACCCTGAACTCAAGGCCTTTTACGAGCGATTACTCAAACGTGGCAAAAGTAAAATGGCGGCGGTGGGTGCAGTGATGCGTAAACTCCTCCATATCGTCTATGGCGTGTTGAAACATCGAAGTCCCTTTGAGAGGACATTTGAAAACTCGGCTGAAAGCCCTGCAGGGTAA
- a CDS encoding transposase: MHATTPHCNTDCFEIFLKLVAEQYPDSLLIIQLDQAGWHKAKRLQVPDNIILMFQPAHSPECNPIEQVWQYLKKRLRWCRPKTLDELRQVIREQLLALSTGTIASITGRASILESLSVAGI; this comes from the coding sequence ATTCATGCAACAACGCCCCACTGCAATACCGACTGCTTCGAGATCTTTCTCAAACTCGTTGCAGAGCAATATCCCGACAGTCTCTTAATTATCCAACTCGACCAAGCGGGATGGCACAAGGCCAAGCGCCTACAGGTGCCCGACAACATCATCTTGATGTTTCAACCGGCGCATTCCCCGGAATGCAATCCCATTGAGCAAGTCTGGCAATACCTCAAAAAACGATTGCGCTGGTGCCGTCCTAAAACCTTGGATGAATTGCGGCAGGTGATCCGGGAGCAATTACTTGCGTTGTCGACGGGCACCATCGCCTCGATTACAGGGAGAGCTTCAATATTGGAGTCTCTATCTGTAGCCGGAATTTAG